In Streptomyces sp. SN-593, a single genomic region encodes these proteins:
- a CDS encoding formylglycine-generating enzyme family protein, whose amino-acid sequence MSLEAFAAHLGISERTLSTWESRGENIAIRAVNQAALDTSLRVSGPDVHERFVHLTDAFETVLPHQAAHAPRDAPVQRHERHPGDGKQMAFVDAGMYLGGTDNGPVWLPAFSIDVFPVTNSDYAGFVAATGHQPPQHWPKGKCPDTLFDHPVTYVTWRDAASYASWTGKELPTARQWEKAARGTHGATYPWGNQPTPAKCNSRESNVGSTTPVSRFHSGVSPYGVYDLCGNTWEWTRTRTGPGRYELKAGAFTSPFSRTTPSAFNDAATTMLDDDTGFRCCTSGASLTRP is encoded by the coding sequence ATGAGTCTCGAAGCTTTCGCCGCCCATCTGGGCATCAGTGAACGCACCCTTTCCACTTGGGAGAGTCGCGGAGAGAACATCGCCATCCGCGCCGTCAACCAGGCAGCCTTGGACACCTCGCTACGCGTTTCGGGTCCCGATGTCCACGAGCGTTTCGTCCATCTGACCGATGCGTTCGAGACCGTGCTCCCGCATCAAGCCGCCCACGCGCCCCGCGACGCACCGGTACAGCGGCATGAGCGGCACCCTGGTGACGGCAAGCAGATGGCCTTCGTGGATGCCGGCATGTACCTCGGTGGCACCGACAACGGGCCTGTCTGGCTCCCCGCCTTCTCCATCGATGTCTTCCCGGTCACGAACTCCGATTACGCCGGCTTCGTTGCGGCCACCGGCCACCAGCCCCCACAGCACTGGCCGAAGGGCAAATGCCCCGACACCCTCTTCGACCACCCCGTCACCTATGTCACTTGGCGCGACGCTGCCTCGTACGCCTCCTGGACCGGCAAGGAACTCCCCACCGCGCGGCAGTGGGAGAAGGCCGCCCGAGGCACTCACGGCGCCACCTATCCTTGGGGAAACCAGCCGACTCCGGCCAAGTGCAACTCCCGCGAGAGCAACGTCGGTTCCACGACTCCCGTCAGCCGCTTCCACAGCGGTGTCAGTCCCTATGGCGTCTACGACCTGTGCGGTAACACATGGGAGTGGACCAGGACCCGTACAGGCCCCGGTCGCTACGAGCTGAAGGCCGGCGCCTTCACCAGCCCCTTCTCCCGCACCACACCCTCCGCTTTCAACGACGCGGCCACCACGATGCTCGACGACGACACGGGTTTCCGCTGCTGTACGAGCGGGGCGAGCCTCACAAGGCCGTGA
- a CDS encoding TOPRIM nucleotidyl transferase/hydrolase domain-containing protein, protein MADMARFREAALAWAAGRGSGDAAAEAAARARVGCVVLVEGPSDVEAVDALAGRRGRDLAGEGVCVLPMGGAMSVARFARLLGPPGLDLRLTGLCDEAERGFYERGFARAGAERQRFFVCAADLEDELIRALGVPRVAELVRAEGDLRALTTFLRQPAQRDRTDPQRYRRFFGTKKGRKIRYGRVLVEALPPDHAPAPLDDLLADI, encoded by the coding sequence GTGGCGGACATGGCGCGGTTCCGGGAGGCGGCGCTCGCGTGGGCGGCCGGGCGCGGGAGCGGTGACGCGGCGGCGGAGGCGGCCGCGCGGGCGCGGGTCGGCTGCGTGGTGCTCGTGGAGGGGCCGAGCGACGTGGAGGCGGTCGACGCGCTGGCCGGACGGCGCGGCCGGGACCTGGCCGGCGAGGGCGTCTGCGTGCTGCCGATGGGCGGGGCGATGAGCGTCGCGCGCTTCGCCCGGCTGCTCGGGCCGCCCGGCCTGGACCTGCGCCTGACCGGGCTGTGCGACGAGGCGGAACGCGGCTTCTACGAGCGCGGTTTCGCCCGGGCCGGAGCCGAGCGGCAGCGCTTCTTCGTCTGTGCGGCGGACCTGGAGGACGAGCTGATCCGCGCGCTGGGTGTGCCGAGGGTGGCCGAACTGGTGCGCGCGGAAGGCGACCTGCGCGCCCTGACGACCTTCCTCCGGCAGCCCGCCCAGCGCGACCGGACCGACCCGCAGCGGTACCGGCGGTTCTTCGGCACGAAGAAGGGCCGGAAGATCCGCTACGGCCGCGTCCTCGTCGAGGCGCTGCCCCCGGACCACGCCCCCGCGCCCCTCGATGACCTGCTCGCCGACATCTGA
- the tgmA gene encoding putative ATP-grasp-modified RiPP — protein MKTIAEQLTAPWGARRLAPYPASLHRPHATVSVDAGTQLGVFRDRAGQVVEMGAHGTSKGTETSTTTNSDSKNDQGHDQDAQQD, from the coding sequence GTGAAGACCATCGCCGAACAGCTCACCGCGCCCTGGGGCGCCCGCCGCCTCGCGCCGTATCCGGCCAGCCTTCACCGACCGCACGCCACGGTCTCCGTCGACGCGGGCACGCAACTCGGCGTGTTCCGCGACCGGGCCGGGCAGGTGGTCGAGATGGGTGCGCACGGCACGAGCAAGGGCACCGAGACCTCGACCACCACGAACTCGGACTCGAAGAACGACCAGGGCCACGACCAGGACGCGCAGCAGGACTGA
- the tgmB gene encoding ATP-grasp ribosomal peptide maturase, whose translation MNEDRPVLVVTEADDLTADMVIIELNRRNVPVVRFDPADIADIADTGTGLAVSARFATRPAAMAGWVRTPSRTADLTRVRAVYWRRPTWPDFSHLEPDDARFAAAQVRFGLGGVLYAMDRPLWVNHPQKIAAADYKPTQLALAQRLGLAVPPTLITNDPDEARDFITNTRGDVLFKTLRWTPYVRDGLPVTGWAEPVTADEVDESVRVTPHLFQVRVDKVADIRALVVGRRTFAVRISSDLLDWRRDYDALTYTVEHLPEQVTAALHAYLELQGLVSGSFDLAVDRAGTYWWLELNPNGQWGWLETETGLPMSAAFADLLIDARGERK comes from the coding sequence GTGAACGAGGACCGTCCAGTACTGGTGGTCACCGAGGCGGACGACCTGACCGCCGACATGGTGATCATCGAACTCAACCGGCGCAACGTGCCCGTGGTCAGGTTCGACCCCGCGGACATCGCCGATATCGCGGACACCGGTACCGGTCTGGCGGTCTCAGCGAGGTTCGCCACACGCCCGGCCGCCATGGCCGGATGGGTGCGCACCCCGTCGAGGACCGCCGACCTGACCCGCGTCCGAGCGGTGTACTGGCGCCGCCCGACGTGGCCCGACTTCTCCCACCTGGAGCCGGACGACGCACGCTTCGCGGCTGCGCAGGTCCGTTTCGGACTCGGCGGCGTCCTCTACGCGATGGACCGCCCGCTGTGGGTGAACCACCCCCAGAAGATCGCCGCCGCCGACTACAAGCCCACCCAACTCGCCCTCGCGCAGCGGCTCGGACTCGCCGTCCCTCCCACGCTCATCACCAACGACCCCGACGAGGCACGCGATTTCATCACCAACACCCGTGGTGACGTGCTGTTCAAAACCCTGCGCTGGACCCCGTACGTGCGCGACGGCCTACCGGTCACCGGGTGGGCCGAGCCCGTCACCGCCGACGAGGTCGACGAAAGCGTCCGCGTCACCCCACACCTGTTCCAGGTCCGCGTGGACAAGGTCGCCGACATCCGCGCCCTCGTCGTCGGCCGGCGCACCTTCGCCGTGCGCATCAGCTCCGATCTCCTGGATTGGCGCAGGGACTACGACGCCCTCACCTACACCGTCGAGCACCTTCCCGAGCAGGTGACCGCGGCCCTGCACGCCTACCTCGAACTCCAAGGTCTGGTATCCGGGAGCTTCGACCTCGCCGTGGACCGGGCCGGCACGTACTGGTGGCTGGAGCTGAACCCGAACGGCCAGTGGGGATGGCTGGAGACCGAGACCGGCCTGCCGATGTCCGCCGCCTTCGCCGACCTGCTCATCGATGCCCGAGGAGAACGCAAGTGA
- a CDS encoding vWA domain-containing protein, whose translation MTDPAKRPGPRPVPYPQPYPKPGPGPKPGPGPKPVSGPKPAPGPHPSPASVPAPAPSPRAASGPALPLDREKLLAARLHAVRVRPYLADALFALHVVEDRSVPTMAVDAYWRVYVSPAFVALLPVEELAGVWVHEVSHLLRDHHGRGERHAREHEAYGPGERLRQNIAADFEINDDIYGDGLPRPAGAAMPGMLGLSGGLLMEEYLRTSSLSGAADLAWLDCGGGADGHARPWERGPDGAHGLSRQQRDAVRFRVAEAIRGRPGTAPQGWRRWAEQAFHPPQPWRQLLGAAVRSAVSTPGTGGDHTYRRPSRRSAGVPGVVLPSLRRTPPRVHVVIDTSGSVSDAELGSALLEVAAISRAVGGRRDLVSVISCDAAAGIAVPVCRAEGIELVGGGGTDLRSGFARALRSHHRPDVIVAFTDGQTPWPSAPPPCRTVVGLFRRPAPADDEEDPFHVPAPPAWARVVTIG comes from the coding sequence ATGACGGACCCCGCGAAGCGCCCGGGGCCACGCCCGGTCCCGTACCCGCAGCCGTACCCGAAGCCGGGTCCTGGCCCGAAGCCGGGACCCGGGCCGAAGCCGGTATCCGGGCCGAAGCCGGCACCGGGTCCGCACCCTTCCCCCGCCTCGGTCCCCGCCCCGGCCCCGTCCCCGCGGGCGGCGTCCGGCCCCGCGCTTCCGCTGGATCGGGAGAAACTGCTGGCGGCGCGGCTGCACGCGGTGCGGGTGCGCCCGTACCTGGCCGACGCGCTCTTCGCGCTGCACGTCGTCGAGGACCGGTCGGTGCCCACGATGGCGGTGGACGCGTACTGGCGCGTCTACGTCTCGCCCGCCTTCGTGGCGCTGCTGCCGGTGGAGGAACTGGCGGGCGTGTGGGTCCACGAGGTCTCCCACCTGCTGCGCGACCACCACGGGAGGGGCGAGCGCCACGCGCGGGAGCACGAGGCGTACGGCCCGGGGGAGCGGCTGCGGCAGAACATCGCCGCCGACTTCGAGATCAACGACGACATCTACGGCGACGGTCTGCCCCGGCCCGCCGGCGCGGCGATGCCCGGCATGCTGGGGCTGAGCGGCGGCCTGCTGATGGAGGAGTACCTGCGGACCTCGTCGCTGTCGGGAGCCGCCGACCTGGCCTGGCTCGACTGCGGCGGCGGGGCCGACGGGCACGCGCGGCCCTGGGAGAGGGGGCCCGACGGTGCCCACGGGCTGAGCCGGCAGCAGCGGGACGCGGTCCGCTTCCGGGTCGCCGAGGCGATCAGGGGCCGGCCGGGCACCGCCCCGCAGGGGTGGCGGCGGTGGGCGGAGCAGGCGTTCCACCCGCCCCAACCCTGGCGGCAGTTGCTGGGAGCGGCGGTCCGCTCGGCGGTGAGCACCCCGGGGACCGGCGGCGACCACACCTACCGCCGCCCGTCCCGGCGTTCGGCGGGGGTGCCCGGGGTGGTGCTGCCGAGCCTGCGCCGTACGCCGCCCCGGGTCCACGTCGTGATCGACACCTCGGGCTCGGTGAGCGACGCCGAACTGGGCAGCGCGCTGCTGGAGGTGGCGGCGATCTCGCGGGCGGTCGGCGGGCGGCGCGACCTGGTCTCGGTGATCTCCTGCGACGCCGCCGCGGGGATCGCGGTCCCCGTCTGCCGCGCCGAGGGCATCGAACTGGTCGGCGGCGGCGGGACCGACCTGCGCTCCGGCTTCGCCCGGGCGCTGCGGTCCCACCACCGTCCGGACGTGATCGTCGCGTTCACCGACGGGCAGACCCCGTGGCCGTCCGCGCCCCCGCCCTGCCGCACCGTGGTCGGCCTCTTCCGCCGACCCGCCCCCGCCGACGACGAGGAGGACCCCTTCCACGTGCCCGCGCCGCCCGCGTGGGCGCGGGTCGTCACGATCGGGTGA
- a CDS encoding aminotransferase class IV family protein: MPELNGRPVTVDELQTLALANYGSFTSMRVDDGRVRGLSLHLERLVRDSKILFGSELDIGHVRELIRRVTPVDGSTTIRVTVFDPSTDLGHPDLASEPQILVTQRPAGALPLPPLAVRSTLYTRDVPEVKSVGLFATLHHRRAARLKGYDDALFVDDEGVISEGGTWNIGFFDGSQVIWPNAGALPGVTMRLLQRLHEHRTRRVTLPDVGTMRAAFATNAAIGVRAITRIDDTGFPADHPVLGILRKEYMNLPGEPV; this comes from the coding sequence ATGCCCGAACTCAACGGACGTCCCGTCACGGTGGACGAACTCCAGACCCTCGCGCTCGCCAACTACGGCTCGTTCACCAGCATGCGCGTGGACGACGGCCGGGTGCGCGGGCTTTCGCTTCACTTGGAAAGGCTCGTCCGCGACAGCAAGATCCTCTTCGGAAGCGAATTGGACATCGGCCACGTACGCGAATTGATCCGGCGCGTCACTCCGGTGGATGGATCGACGACGATTCGTGTCACCGTCTTCGACCCGTCAACTGACCTCGGGCATCCCGATCTTGCCAGCGAACCGCAGATCCTCGTCACACAACGCCCAGCCGGCGCTCTACCGTTGCCGCCTCTCGCCGTTCGGTCGACGCTCTACACCCGCGACGTACCGGAGGTGAAGAGCGTCGGCCTCTTCGCGACCCTCCACCACCGAAGGGCCGCTCGGCTCAAGGGGTACGACGACGCGCTCTTCGTCGACGACGAGGGAGTCATCAGCGAGGGCGGGACCTGGAACATCGGCTTCTTCGACGGCTCGCAGGTGATCTGGCCGAACGCGGGCGCCCTGCCAGGGGTGACCATGCGGCTTCTGCAGCGCCTTCACGAGCACCGCACCAGGCGCGTCACGTTGCCGGACGTCGGGACGATGCGGGCCGCATTCGCCACCAACGCGGCGATCGGTGTCCGTGCCATCACCCGCATCGACGACACCGGGTTCCCCGCGGACCACCCTGTTCTCGGCATCCTCCGCAAGGAATACATGAACCTGCCCGGTGAGCCCGTCTGA
- the tgmC gene encoding ATP-grasp peptide maturase system methyltransferase, whose amino-acid sequence MTDSARRRQRLAERLVADKALVSPVLRTAVEAVPRELFLQPGVFLDEGTMWRPVSAAATAPAEWLEIAYRHDSLTTQLDGHLTADQTTEPVAGVPTSSSTTPATVIRMIEALDPRPGHRVLEIGTGTGYSSALMCHCLGADHITTVEVDPQVAQRADLALEALGYSAWTVTGDGLLGHPRNAPYDRVIATCAIRRIPHAWVRQTAPGGTILATLGSWPFGTGLAKLTVGHHGQAEGRIVSRSSFMHARSQAPEPLAGDLSARTAYPDSERRTKVSPALLDDWTPAFVAQLAAPGTQLVRATRTDGTRLLYLLDPGHESFAEFAAVGVGDGDGDGDGDGWIVRQGGPVLLWDRVEAFLLAWQAANRPDIDTVRIRVTQEAHHYWIEGVPDLRWEHRVH is encoded by the coding sequence GTGACCGACTCCGCACGCCGACGGCAACGCCTCGCCGAACGACTCGTGGCCGACAAGGCACTCGTGTCTCCCGTGCTGCGGACGGCCGTTGAGGCCGTGCCGCGCGAACTGTTCCTCCAGCCCGGCGTGTTCCTCGACGAGGGCACCATGTGGAGGCCGGTCTCGGCGGCTGCCACCGCTCCTGCCGAGTGGCTGGAGATCGCGTACCGCCACGACAGCCTCACCACCCAACTCGACGGCCATCTCACCGCCGACCAGACCACCGAACCCGTGGCGGGCGTGCCCACCTCCTCCTCCACCACGCCCGCCACCGTGATCCGCATGATCGAAGCCCTCGACCCGCGACCAGGACACCGGGTCCTGGAGATCGGCACCGGAACCGGCTACTCCTCCGCCCTGATGTGTCATTGCCTCGGCGCGGACCACATCACCACGGTCGAGGTCGACCCACAGGTGGCACAGCGCGCGGACCTCGCGCTGGAGGCACTCGGGTACTCCGCCTGGACCGTCACCGGCGACGGCCTCCTCGGACACCCCCGCAACGCCCCCTACGACCGCGTCATCGCCACCTGTGCCATCCGGCGTATTCCACATGCGTGGGTCCGCCAGACCGCGCCCGGCGGCACCATCCTCGCCACCCTGGGCTCCTGGCCCTTCGGAACCGGTCTGGCCAAGCTCACCGTCGGCCACCACGGCCAGGCCGAAGGCCGCATCGTCTCCCGCTCCTCCTTCATGCACGCCCGGTCCCAAGCCCCCGAGCCCTTGGCCGGAGACCTGTCCGCCCGCACCGCCTACCCCGACAGCGAACGCAGGACGAAGGTGTCCCCCGCGCTCCTCGACGACTGGACACCCGCCTTCGTCGCCCAACTCGCCGCCCCCGGAACCCAACTCGTCCGCGCCACGCGCACCGACGGCACCCGGCTCCTCTACCTCCTTGACCCCGGGCACGAGTCCTTCGCCGAGTTCGCCGCCGTCGGCGTCGGCGACGGCGACGGCGACGGCGACGGCGACGGCTGGATCGTCCGGCAGGGCGGCCCAGTCCTCCTCTGGGACAGGGTCGAGGCATTCCTCCTCGCCTGGCAGGCTGCCAACCGCCCCGACATCGACACCGTGCGGATCCGCGTCACGCAGGAGGCGCACCACTACTGGATCGAAGGTGTACCGGACCTGCGGTGGGAGCACCGGGTCCACTGA